The Aethina tumida isolate Nest 87 chromosome 6, icAetTumi1.1, whole genome shotgun sequence genome has a segment encoding these proteins:
- the LOC109606564 gene encoding SID1 transmembrane family member 1 — protein MWTKLVLILTLFGTILCKYEPETIDVEYGKPYSYSVNQTHGYILEFSGEKKNAPYRVTISTNNGDNDTYPLMIVARTFTEQLSWTLPLRVETSTSTRYFPLTSRIICKNPHPVLLKSGEQENENPIVSVSTSSQVPVDFTVEVDYVEDFYIKPSVQYNTTVSPSEPRYFYYNFSSNASLNDLDSNYETVILEVNSEDNICMTVSIQNAKCPVLDLNEDITYRGFYMTVSKKGGITIPKNKFKDGFFVVFVAKGDDKDCTNEAILDWRGSRNKTVWFTVEPSITYTDYQNAVLITLGAIIGFYFVFLCGYIICWKKTHVPRLMQYVTPSSSTVNTPTVSGIVEEQARVPQVDVDLANPMADTVSLDEAEYDNLIDADSREVRLCKRILCLDDLARKDPRIHKQKSYLYLYNVLTMALFYGLPAIQLVIIYQKVLNRTGEQDLCYYNFLCAHPLGSISDFNHVFSNVGYVLLGVLFLGIVYNRERTHKDLDFERSYGIPQHYGMFYAMGVALIMEGVLSGSYHVCPNKSNFQFDSSFMYVMTVLCMVKLYQNRHPDINANAYSTFGVLAVAILLGMIGILENNTFFFIFFTILHILICLYLTAQIYYMGCWKCDRGVFVRIYRTVVNDFRSGPLNVLKPAYTGRFFLLLAGNICNWLLAYFALANGKRSFPLYLLGVFMANTLLYFFFYIIMKYINKERVNLRSWVFLILSWLCAASAMYFFLHKGISWSTTPAESRLYNKDCTLFRFYDYHDIWHFLSAIGMFFTFMVLLTMDDDLSHVHRSAIAVF, from the exons ATGTGGACAAAACTCGTCCTGATTTTAACGTTATTCGGCACGATTTTGTGCAAGTACGAGCCCGAGACTATCGACGTCGAATACGGCAAACCCTACTCGTACAGCGTGAACCAAACTCACGGTTACATCTTGGAGTTTTCCGGCGAAAAG AAAAACGCCCCGTACAGAGTAACAATATCTACCAACAATGGGGACAATGACACGTATCCCTTGATGATTGTGGCCAGGACGTTCACTGAACAATTGTCCTGGACATTACCCTTAAGAGTCGAGACTTCAACCAGCACTAGATACTTCCCTTTGACCTCCAGGATTATTTGCAAGAATCCTCATCCTGTTTTACTCA AGTCAGGTGAGCAAGAAAATGAGAACCCCATTGTGTCTGTTTCCACCTCATCACAAGTTCCTGTTGATTTTACTGTTGAGGTGGATTATGTTGAGGATTTCTACATCAAACCGTCAGTCCAGTACAATACAACAGTGTCTCCGAGTGAGCCAAGGtatttttactacaatttttcAAGTAATGCCTCATTAAATGACTTGGATTCCAACTACGAAACTGTCATTTTGGAGGTGAATTCTGAGGATAACATTTGTATGACTGTTAGCATACAAAATGCAAAA TGCCCAGTTTTGGATTTAAATGAAGACATTACATACAGAGGATTTTACATGACTGTCAGCAAAAAGGGAGGCATCACTATACCT aaaaacaAGTTTAAGGACGGATTCTTTGTGGTTTTCGTCGCCAAAGGCGACGACAAGGATTGCACCAACGAAGCAATTTTGGACTGGCGTGGTTCACGTAATAAAACCGTTTGGTTCACAGTCGAACCCAGTATTACTTACACAGACTATCAGAATGCTGTTCTAATTACTTTGGGGGCTATAA tcgGCTTTTACTTTGTGTTCTTGTGTGGCTACATCATCTGCTGGAAGAAGACGCATGTGCCTCGTCTCATGCAGTATGTAACCCCCAGCTCATCGACGGTGAACACTCCCACAGTCAGCG GGATTGTAGAAGAGCAGGCTCGGGTGCCGCAGGTGGATGTAGACCTGGCCAACCCCATGGCGGACACCGTGTCTCTAGACGAGGCCGAGTACGACAACTTGATAGACGCAGACAGTCGCGAAGTTAGGTTATGTAAACGCATCCTGTGCCTCGATGATTTGGCCAGGAAGGACCCAAGGATacacaaacaaaaatcttatttgTACCTGTACAATGTGCTCACGATGGCTCTGTTTTACGGGCTACCCGCCATACAACTCGTTATAATTTATCAGAAGGTCCTCAACAGAACTGGGGAGCAGGACTTGTGCTACTACAACTTCTTGTGTGCCCATCCTCTGGGTTCAATAAGTGATTTTAATCACGTCTTCTCCAACGTGGGATACGTGTTGCTGGGTGTGCTGTTCCTGGGCATCGTTTACAACAGAGAGAGGACGCACAAGGACCTAGATTTTGAAAGG tcATACGGCATTCCCCAACATTATGGGATGTTTTACGCCATGGGTGTGGCCTTAATTATGGAGGGCGTGTTGAGTGGTAGCTACCATGTATGCCCCAATAAAAGCAATTTCCAATTCG ATTCCAGTTTTATGTACGTGATGACGGTGCTTTGTATGGTAAAACTGTATCAAAACAGACACCCGGACATAAACGCCAACGCCTACTCGACGTTTGGGGTTTTGGCTGTTGCTATTTTATTAG GAATGATTggaattttggaaaacaacacGTTCTTCTTCATTTTCTTCACCATCCTGCACATACTCATATGTTTGTATTTGACTGCCCAAATCTACTACATGGGTTGTTGGAAATGTG ATCGAGGAGTTTTCGTAAGAATCTACAGGACTGTGGTCAACGATTTTCGGTCCGGGCCACTCAACGTATTGAAACCCGCCTACACAG GTCGTTTCTTCCTGTTACTGGCGGGCAACATCTGCAATTGGTTGCTGGCCTACTTCGCCCTGGCCAATGGTAAGCGGTCCTTCCCTCTGTACCTGTTGGGCGTGTTCATGGCCAACACTTTGCTGTACTTCTTCTTTTACATAATCATGAAG TACATCAACAAGGAAAGGGTGAACCTGCGATCCTGGGTCTTCCTGATCCTGTCCTGGCTGTGCGCCGCCTCGGCCATGTACTTCTTCCTGCACAAGGGCATATCCTGGAGC ACGACACCGGCGGAGTCCAGATTGTACAACAAGGACTGCACCCTCTTCAGATTCTACGATTACCATGACATCTGGCACTTCCTGAGCGCCATCGGCATGTTCTTCACCTTCATGGTACTGCTGACGATGGACGACGATCTGTCGCACGTGCACAGGTCGGCGATTGCCGTGTTTTAA
- the LOC109606565 gene encoding ras-related protein Rab-7a isoform X1, with protein sequence MPSQAMASRKKILLKVIVLGDSSVGKTSLMNQYVNRKFSNQYKATIGADFLSKEVTVDDRTVTIQIWDTAGQERFQSLGVAFYRGADCCVLVFDVTAPNTFKSLDSWRDEFLVQASPREPENFPFVLLGNKVDLEPRAVSAKRAQQWCQSKNNIPYFETSAKEGLNVEQAFLQIAKNALAQQNSTVDLYNEFPDQIKLTNAQKPSGGGDSCAC encoded by the exons ATGCCCAGTCAGG caaTGGCCAGCCGCAAAAAGATCCTGCTCAAGGTGATCGTCCTCGGCGACTCGTCGGTCGGCAAGACGTCGCTGATGAACCAATACGTGAACCGTAAATTCTCCAACCAATACAAGGCGACCATCGGCGCCGATTTCTTGAGCAAAGAGGTGACGGTCGACGATCGCACCGTCACCATCCAGATATGGGACACGGCCGGCCAGGAGCGTTTCCAGAGTTTGGGCGTCGCTTTCTATCGCGGCGCCGACTGTTGCGTGCtgg TATTCGACGTGACCGCACCGAACACGTTCAAGTCGCTGGACAGCTGGCGCGACGAGTTCCTGGTGCAGGCGTCGCCCCGCGAACCCGAAAACTTCCCCTTCGTCCTCCTGGGCAACAAGGTGGACCTGGAACCGAGGGCCGTGTCGGCCAAACGGGCGCAACAGTGGTGCCAGTCGAAGAACAACATCCCCTATTTCGAGACGTCGGCCAAGGAGGGCCTGAACGTCGAACAGGCGTTCCTCCAGATCGCCAAGAACGCCCTCGCCCAACAGAACAGCACCGTCGACTTGTACAACGAGTTCCCCGATCAGATCAAGCTGACGAACGCGCAGAAGCCGAGCGGCGGCGGCGACTCGTGCGCGTGCTAA
- the LOC109606565 gene encoding ras-related protein Rab-7a isoform X2 has translation MASRKKILLKVIVLGDSSVGKTSLMNQYVNRKFSNQYKATIGADFLSKEVTVDDRTVTIQIWDTAGQERFQSLGVAFYRGADCCVLVFDVTAPNTFKSLDSWRDEFLVQASPREPENFPFVLLGNKVDLEPRAVSAKRAQQWCQSKNNIPYFETSAKEGLNVEQAFLQIAKNALAQQNSTVDLYNEFPDQIKLTNAQKPSGGGDSCAC, from the exons aTGGCCAGCCGCAAAAAGATCCTGCTCAAGGTGATCGTCCTCGGCGACTCGTCGGTCGGCAAGACGTCGCTGATGAACCAATACGTGAACCGTAAATTCTCCAACCAATACAAGGCGACCATCGGCGCCGATTTCTTGAGCAAAGAGGTGACGGTCGACGATCGCACCGTCACCATCCAGATATGGGACACGGCCGGCCAGGAGCGTTTCCAGAGTTTGGGCGTCGCTTTCTATCGCGGCGCCGACTGTTGCGTGCtgg TATTCGACGTGACCGCACCGAACACGTTCAAGTCGCTGGACAGCTGGCGCGACGAGTTCCTGGTGCAGGCGTCGCCCCGCGAACCCGAAAACTTCCCCTTCGTCCTCCTGGGCAACAAGGTGGACCTGGAACCGAGGGCCGTGTCGGCCAAACGGGCGCAACAGTGGTGCCAGTCGAAGAACAACATCCCCTATTTCGAGACGTCGGCCAAGGAGGGCCTGAACGTCGAACAGGCGTTCCTCCAGATCGCCAAGAACGCCCTCGCCCAACAGAACAGCACCGTCGACTTGTACAACGAGTTCCCCGATCAGATCAAGCTGACGAACGCGCAGAAGCCGAGCGGCGGCGGCGACTCGTGCGCGTGCTAA
- the LOC109606562 gene encoding protein cereblon produces MSSQEEDNDNEEIENGHISQSSFSDYSEDITSDEEGNDVTTVDGTFDTDLPVAHRYLGRLNNTSKYTVYDDGEMLDILAIHTNTLVFPGFTLPLVMNNHYENNVLNTYIKTSNSIALIAANAAYSKIYTHGTILDIFEYQHKSGILNLKARGRQRFQLVPGSEIKNLAGRLQMVTVKALGERRTDSPLIDTQLLTLKSKRPYTAREYKDFSKLAKFRRYHAAQYPFPTFVLDSYEVCVYVKQLLEGLSNYSSEYLPKDPEQLSYWFPQNYQLQHDERLHFLSISSTLERLKLAVRLLRQPRKICCENCGVELSDPTKVFAMSKDGVQSNYVNPSGHVYETVTVSEAKNFKLVGNPSKQFSWFPGYSWTIMQCRQCNKHLGWRFTSSHLKPSIFYGLANSGFKIVVNLVPQSSLDWNDWVPHRRLTFTQGYYH; encoded by the exons ATGTCATCGCAAGAAGAAGACAACGACAATGAAGAAATCGAGAACGGTCACATATCCCAATCGTCGTTCTCCGACTATTCGGAAGACATAACTTCCG ACGAGGAAGGCAACGACGTAACCACAGTTGATGGCACGTTCGACACCGACCTCCCCGTTGCTCACAGA TATCTGGGCCGATTGAACAACACGTCCAAATACACGGTGTACGATGACGGCGAAATGTTGGACATATTGGCCATACACACTAACACCCTGGTCTTTCCAGGTTTCACCCTACCTTTGGTCATGAACAACCACTACGAGAACAATGTTCTTAATACATACATCAAAACCAGCAACTCCATTGCGTTGATCGCCGCCAA tgcTGCATATTCAAAAATCTACACCCATGGCACAATCCTGGACATATTCGAGTACCAACACAAGAGTGGCATACTCAATTTAAAAGCCCGAGGTCGACAGCGTTTCCAATTGGTTCCAGGCTCTGAGATCAAGAATTTGGCGGGACGTTTACAGATGGTCACGGTGAAGGCTTTGGGCGAAAGGAGAACGGACTCGCCTCTTATAGACACCCAGTTGCTGACGCTCAAATCTAAACGGCCCTACACCGCCAGGGAGTACAAGGATTTCAGCAAATTGGCGAAATTCAGACG ttaccaTGCTGCTCAGTACCCCTTTCCAACATTCGTTTTGGATAGTTATGaagtgtgtgtgtatgtgaaGCAACTGCTTGAAGGCCTTTCGAATTACAGCAGCG AGTACCTACCCAAAGATCCAGAACAGTTGTCATATTGGTTCCCCCAAAACTACCAGCTGCAGCACGACGAACGTCTGCACTTCCTCAGTATAAGCTCGACGTTGGAGCGACTAAAACTAGCCGTGCGCCTACTTAGACAA CCAAGGAAGATATGCTGCGAAAACTGTGGCGTGGAACTGTCGGACCCCACAAAGGTGTTCGCCATGTCCAAGGACGGGGTGCAGAGCAACTACGTGAATCCCAGCGGCCACGTCTACGAAACGGTCACGGTGTCCGAGGCCAAGAACTTCAAACTAGTGGGCAACCCCTCAAAACAATTTTCCTGGTTCCCTGG ATACTCGTGGACCATAATGCAGTGCAGACAGTGCAACAAGCACCTGGGCTGGAGGTTCACCAGTTCGCACCTCAAGCCATCCATCTTCTACGGTCTGGCCAACAGCGGGTTCAAGATTGTCGTAAATCTGGTGCCGCAGTCGAGTCTCGATTGGAACGATTGGGTGCCCCACAGAAGGCTGACTTTCACCCAGGGTTACTACCACTGA
- the LOC109606232 gene encoding GDP-Man:Man(3)GlcNAc(2)-PP-Dol alpha-1,2-mannosyltransferase, translating into MLNKDMELLSFLFSLVYSKNMILAYIYITLSLFGVLLPVLFFYYRRKFHLQREKNANGHLKVGIFHPYCNAGGGGEKVLWVAVQSMQEKFPDAEFYVYTGDVEASKQEILQNVNNNLNVKINNKIQFVYLKKRKWVEGAMYPYFTLLGQAIGSMFLGLEGLNQLVPDVCLDTTGFTFALVVFKILGRCQTGSYIHYPTITTEMLKRVQSRKVIYNNRSFITRSSFFTYIKVGYYHLFSWLYSLAGQCSDITMVNSTFTLEHLNVLWQRPLHLVYPPCEVDHLKKLPRDNHRPENIRILSLAQFRPEKDHQLQLQALYELREIVPEELFSRITLVLCGSCRNANDSERAKDLKDLSKHLSLENNVEFKINIPYKELLEEFTKAYIGIHTMMCEHFGISVVEQMAAGLIMVAHRSGGPLLDIIETSESSRLGYLALTPQEFAHWIKYILDCTDEENNEIRERAKASVDRFSLGKFQTEFLRAVDPLFK; encoded by the exons atgttaaataaagatatGGAGCTCTTATCATTTCT TTTTTCTTTGGTTTACTCCAAAAATATGATCTTGGCATACATTTACATCACACTGTCGTTATTCGGGGTGCTTCTGCCCGTCCTCTTCTTCTACTACCGGCGTAAATTCCACCTGCAAAGAGAGAAAAATGCGAACGGACACCTGAAAGTGGGCATCTTCCATCCCTATTGTAACGCTGGTGGAGGCGGCGAAAAAGTGTTGTGGGTGGCCGTACAGTCCATGCAGGAAAA gTTTCCTGATGCGGAATTCTACGTTTACACCGGTGACGTGGAGGCATCGAAGCAAGAGATCTTGCAGAATGTTAACAACAATTTGAACgttaaaatcaacaacaagatccagtttgtttatttgaaaaagcGCAAGTGGGTGGAGGGGGCTATGTACCCTTATTTCACGCTCTTGGGACAAGCCATTGGGTCCATGTTTTTGGGTCTGGAGGGACTCAACCAGCTTGTACCTG ATGTTTGTTTGGACACCACCGGTTTTACATTTGCCCTagttgtgtttaaaattttgggtCGTTGCCAGACTGGTTCATACATCCACTACCCAACAATAACCACTGAAATGCTAAAGCGTGTGCAGAGCAGGAAGGTAATATACAACAACAGGAGCTTTATTACCAGGAGTTCGTTCTTCACTTACATCAAAGTTGGTTACTATCATCTTTTTTCTTGG TTGTACTCTTTGGCCGGCCAATGTTCGGACATAACTATGGTAAATTCAACGTTCACATTGGAACACCTGAATGTCTTGTGGCAACGACCACTGCACTTGGTCTATCCTCCCTGCGAGGTTGACCACTTGAAAAAGCTCCCCAGAGACAACCACCGACCTGAGAACATCAGGATCTTGTCGTTGGCGCAGTTCAGGCCGGAAAAGGACCACCAGCTGCAGCTGCAGGCTCTGTACGAACTTCGTGAGATCGTCCCTGAAGAGCTGTTCTCGAGGATCACCCTCGTGTTGTGTGGCAGTTGCAGGAACGCCAACGACAGCGAACGTGCCAAAGATCTGAAGGACCTCAGCAAGCATTTGAGTCTCGAGAACAACGTGGAGTTTAAGATTAACATTCCGTACAAAGAGCTGCTGGAGGAGTTCACCAAGGCCTACATTGGGATACACACGATGATGTGCGAGCACTTTGGCATCAGTGTGGTGGAGCAGATGGCCGCTGGTTTGATTATGGTAGCTCACAGGTCAGGAGGTCCACTTTTGGATATAATTGAGACGTCGGAGAGCTCGAGGTTGGGTTACTTGGCGTTGACCCCTCAGGAGTTTGCTCACTGGATTAAGTACATATTGGATTGCACGGACGAGGAGAATAACGAGATTAGGGAAAGGGCGAAGGCGTCGGTCGACAGGTTCAGTTTGGGCAAGTTTCAAACTGAGTTTTTGAGGGCGGTTGATCCGCTTTTCAAGTAA
- the LOC126265962 gene encoding BRISC complex subunit FAM175B-like has translation MSQIHDWTSGVDKMVEPLSVTLSAPALSLLLYENTKSAHQQEGFLLGDIVRKEVKSITDRDEGLVSRSTVVKISSVVPYPQGRPFYDHAGNVNRDRVMEFLGPQYKKVVAWYKYKRSSDFRFTFREKLIHKGLSKMFDVKPELFTCCLLLQDSTENKSTHTYRQQFLKYDSYDYDRVPFRIINLSESNNGYKNSEPASETFNRILRNLDIDIKRTQGSVVINKIHTALQKHMHSVVKELNDAEHRLFELESEIENLSVNKRFSKHSSEDSLNKSNNCLEIDTNKQEENYIEQQERLLNGSSSKSEWNSFDSDSEKLDTKEKDKSPNDTSDDLISFADDTEIIVDKCSMIKKEVDIGNKARIEVKSNEK, from the exons ATGAGTCAAATACATGATTGGACATCAGGGGTGGATAAAATGGTTGAGCCGCTCTCGGTGACGTTGTCAGCGCCCGCATTATCACTGTTACTGTACGAGAACACAAAATCCGCCCACCAACAG GAAGGCTTTCTACTGGGTGATATAGTGAGGAAAGAAGTCAAATCGATAACAGACCGCGATGAGGGTTTGGTTAGCAGGTCCACGGTCGTCAAAATCAGTTCAGTCGTTCCGTATCCACAAGGTAGGCCGTTCTACGACCACGCTGGCAACGTCAACAGGGATAGGGTGATGGAGTTCCTTGGGCCGCAGTACAAGAAAGTGGTGGCCTGGTACAAGTACAAGAGGTCATCGGACTTTAGGTTCACATTCAGGGAGAAACTAATACACAAGGGGCTGAGTAAAATGTTTGATGTCAAACCGGAGTTGTTTACATGTTGCCTTTTGCTGCAGGACAGCACAGAAAACAAATCGACTCACACATACCGGCAACAGTTTTTGAAATACGATAGTTACGACTACGATCGGGTTCCCTTCCGGATTATTAACTTGAGTGAATCGAATAATGGGTATAAAAATTCTGAGCCAGCATCAGAGACATTCAACAGGATACTCAGGAATTTGGATATTGATATTAAGAGAACTCAGGGTTCGGTTGTGATCAACAAAATTCACACTGCCTTACAAAAACACATGCACTCTGTAGTTAAAGAGCTGAATGATGCTGAACATAGGCTTTTTGAACTTGaaagtgaaattgaaaatttgagtGTAAATAAGAGATTTAGTAAACACTCTAGTGAAGACTCATTAAACAAGAGTAATAATTGTCTAGAAATAGACACAAATAAACAAGAAGAGAATTATATAGAACAGCAGGAAAGGCTTTTGAATGGTTCCTCATCCAAAAGTGAATGGAACTCGTTTGACAGTGATAGTGAGAAACTGGATACCAAAGAAAAAGATAAATCACCAAATGATACCAGTGATGATCTGATATCATTTGCTGATGATACAGAAATAATAGTGGACAAATGCTCTATGATCAAGAAAGAAGTTGACATTGGCAACAAGGCACGAATAGAGGTCAAAAGTAATGAAAAATAA